The genomic interval TTAAAATATCCTATGCCCTACACCGTAATCTACGACGGCAAATGCAACCTCTGCGTCACCCTAGTCCAACTTCTAGAAAGCCTCGATCAAGGCGATCGCTTCCAGTACATCCCAATGCAAGACCCAGAAAGCTTGCAACACTGGAACGTCACCCCTCAAGACTGCGAACTAGGCATGATCTTAATTGACGCAGAAAACCCACAACAACGGTGGCAGGGGAGTGATGCCGCTGAAGAAATTGGTCAACTGTTTCCCCTGGGCAGTGTATTTGTCGCCGCTTATCGTACCCTCCCTGGCCTAAAATGGAGTGGCGATCGCATTTACGAACAAGTGCGTGACAACCGCTATACCCTCTTTGGTCAGCGTACAGCTGTTTACCATTCTGTCTATCCTGTTTGCGATGACTGTTTGCGATGACACCTGCGATCGCTATACCGCTACAACCGCCTCACCCAAACGAGAGTCTTGAAAACTAGAGCGAGTTTGGAGTCAAGTCTGACAGTTTGAACACAGTTAGAACGAATGCAACTAAAGTATCCTAAACTTCGACCCTAGATTCAGTTTGGGATCGTGCCAACTCCTAGAACGAATTAGGGAAATTTAGTATATAGTGAATGATCCCATTGTGGTTGATCATCAGCGGGCGATCGCACTCTGGCTTAAGACTGCGCTCTCCTGGTTGTCTTGCTTA from Trichocoleus desertorum ATA4-8-CV12 carries:
- a CDS encoding DUF393 domain-containing protein; translated protein: MPYTVIYDGKCNLCVTLVQLLESLDQGDRFQYIPMQDPESLQHWNVTPQDCELGMILIDAENPQQRWQGSDAAEEIGQLFPLGSVFVAAYRTLPGLKWSGDRIYEQVRDNRYTLFGQRTAVYHSVYPVCDDCLR